One part of the Raphanus sativus cultivar WK10039 unplaced genomic scaffold, ASM80110v3 Scaffold0789, whole genome shotgun sequence genome encodes these proteins:
- the LOC108842148 gene encoding uncharacterized protein LOC108842148 produces MAVSSSAPAIIFAVTVLMLLTVSSVKLPFHPRDLLPLLPRQLSWPLLNSLSSAVDLLPTYIGAASIKNDAVEWKGACFYENKAWLELNNKSGSEFGGGTLHIKVDKAHSWTCMDIYVFVTPYRVTWDWYFISREHTMEFNEWEGKAEYEYVKQKGVSIFLMEAGMVGTLRALWDVFPLFTNTGWGENSNIAFLEKHMGANFYARPQPWVTNITTDEIHSGDLLAISKIRGRWGGFETLEKWVSGAYAGHTAVCLRDSDGKLWVGESGNENEKGEDVIAVLPWEEWWEFEQTKDDANPHIALLPLHPDYRARFNVTAAWEYARSMDGKPYGYHNLIFSWIDTISGNYPPPLDAHLVASVMTVWSKIQPDYAANMWNEALNKRLGTEGLDLPDVLVEVEKRGSSFDELLAVPERDDWIYSDGKSTSCIAFILEMYKEGGLFDPISSSIQVTEFTIKDAYMLKFFENNASRLPRWCNDNDDVKLPYCQILGKYRMELPGYNTMEPYPHMNEHCPSLPPKYHRPKNC; encoded by the exons ATGGCGGTTTCGTCTTCTGCTCCGGCCATCATCTTCGCCGTTACCGTACTGATGCTTCTCACTGTTTCGTCTGTGAAATTACCATTTCACCCTCGGGATCTTCTCCCGCTCTTGCCCAGACAACTCTCCTGGCCGCTTCTCAACTCTCTCAGCTCCGCCGTGGACCTCCTCCCCACTTACATCGGCGCGGCTTCTATTAAAAACGACGCCGTTGAGTGGAAAGGTGCTTGCTTTTATGAGAATAAGGCTTGGTTGGAGCTCAATAACAAGTCCGGCTCCGAGTTCGGCGGCGGAACACTTCACATTAAG GTGGACAAGGCACATAGTTGGACTTGCATGGATATATATGTCTTTGTGACACCATACCGTGTGACATGGGATTGGTACTTCATTTCAAGAGAGCACACCATGGAGTTCAATGAGTGGGAAGGAAAAGCTGAGTATGAATAT GTTAAGCAGAAAGGAGTTTCGATATTCCTCATGGAAGCAGGGATGGTGGGAACTCTGAGAGCGCTGTGGGATGTCTTCCCTCTCTTTACCAATACCGGTTGGGGGGAGAATTCTAATATAGCGTTTCTTGAGAAGCATATGGGTGCTAATTTCTATGCTCGCCCTCAGCCTTGGGTTACTAACATCACTACCGATGAAATCCACTCTGGAGACTTGCTAGCTATCTCAAAGATCCGTGGGCGGTGGGGTGGTTTTGAGACCCTTGAGAAGTGGGTAAGCGGAGCTTATGCTGGCCACACTGCTGTCTGTTTGAGGGATTCTGATGGGAAACTCTGGGTTGGTGAATCCGGGAATGAAAATGAGAAG GGAGAAGATGTGATAGCGGTATTGCCATGGGAAGAGTGGTGGGAGTTCGAACAAACCAAGGATGACGCAAATCCTCATATTGCATTGCTACCGCTGCATCCTGATTATCGAGCCAGGTTTAATGTTACAGCTGCATGGGAATATGCTCGCAGCATGGATGGTAAACCGTATGGCTATCACAACTTGATTTTTAGCTGGATCGATACCATCAGCGGGAACTACCCACCTCCTCTGGATGCTCATCTT GTTGCTTCTGTCATGACAGTTTGGAGCAAAATCCAGCCTGATTATGCTGCTAATATGTGGAATGAAGCTCTGAACAAGCGACTCGGGACTGAG GGTCTTGATCTTCCTGATGTACTCGTGGAGGTCGAAAAGCGTGGATCCTCTTTTGACGAGCTGCTAGCAGTTCCTGAACGAGATGATTGGATATATAGCGATGGGAAATCAACTTCTTGTATTGCTTTCATCCTCGAAATGTATAAAGAAGGTGGCTTGTTTGATCCAATCTCTAGTTCCATCCAAGTCACTGAATTCACG ATCAAAGATGCTTACATGCTCAAGTTTTTCGAGAACAATGCAAGCCGTTTGCCCAGATGGTGCAACGACAACGACGATGTAAAGCTACCGTACTGTCAAATACTTGGGAAATACAGAATGGAGCTTCCCGGTTACAACACTATGGAGCCATACCCGCATATGAACGAGCACTGCCCGTCTCTGCCTCCTAAGTACCACAGACCAAAGAACTGCTAG
- the LOC108826401 gene encoding fatty acid desaturase 4, chloroplastic, which yields MAVSFQTKYPLRPITNNISRTQRPSLLHVRVTCSATTTTKPQTNREKLVVEKRFVSPLSNDPTLQSTWSHRLWVAAGCTTLVVSLAKSITGGVGSHLWLEPALAGYAGYVLADLGSGVYHWAIDNYGDESTPLVGAQIEAFQGHHKWPWTITKRQFANNLHALARVITFTVLPLDLAFDDPVAHGFVSTFAFCIMFSQQFHAWAHGTKSKLPPLVVALQDVGVLVSRKEHGEHHRAPYNNNYCIVSGAWNKVLDESKAFEALEMALYFKLGVRPRSWSEPNSEWTEENDISTSQA from the coding sequence ATGGCTGTGTCATTTCAAACCAAGTACCCTCTAAGACCCATCACCAACAACATCTCAAGAACCCAACGTCCTTCACTTCTCCATGTTCGTGTCACGTGCTCTGCTACTACCACCACCAAGCCTCAGACTAACCGTGAGAAGCTTGTGGTTGAGAAACGTTTTGTGAGTCCTCTTTCCAACGACCCAACTCTGCAGTCTACATGGAGTCACCGCTTATGGGTTGCAGCTGGTTGCACCACCTTGGTGGTCTCTTTAGCTAAGTCTATCACTGGAGGGGTTGGCTCTCATCTCTGGCTTGAACCAGCTTTAGCCGGTTATGCAGGGTACGTCTTGGCTGATCTTGGCTCTGGTGTCTACCACTGGGCTATCGATAACTACGGTGACGAGTCAACGCCACTAGTAGGAGCCCAAATCGAAGCGTTTCAAGGTCACCACAAGTGGCCTTGGACAATCACAAAAAGACAATTCGCCAACAATCTACACGCTCTTGCACGAGTCATAACCTTCACGGTGCTTCCGCTAGACCTTGCGTTTGACGACCCTGTGGCTCACGGCTTCGTGAGCACGTTTGCGTTCTGCATAATGTTCAGCCAGCAGTTCCATGCTTGGGCTCACGGAACCAAGAGCAAGCTTCCGCCTCTCGTGGTGGCCTTGCAGGACGTAGGGGTGCTTGTTTCGAGGAAAGAGCACGGGGAACATCACAGAGCACCGTATAACAACAATTACTGCATTGTGAGTGGGGCTTGGAACAAGGTTCTGGATGAAAGCAAGGCCTTTGAGGCATTGGAGATGGCGTTGTACTTCAAGCTTGGCGTGAGACCGAGGTCATGGAGCGAGCCAAACTCTGAGTGGACAGAAGAAAATGACATCTCCACCAGCCAAGCGTAA
- the LOC108826411 gene encoding vacuolar protein sorting-associated protein 22 homolog 1, which produces MRRRPGIGGLQKAAAARDQYRLLGENVAKLRTDMMKEQLATFKSQLEEFARKHKNDIRKNPAFRAQFHEMCAKVGVDPLASNKGFWAELLGIGDFYYELGVQIIEVCMLTRSLNGGLISLQELCSHLRQRRKKDREAVTEDDCLRAISKLKVLGSGFEVITIGKKKLVRSVPTELNKDHNQILELAQGQGFVTVEEVQRRLSWTSGRVIDALETLLEEGLAMIDNGSKDGKCQYWFPCVSSVYSFVGSDT; this is translated from the exons GCTCGG gATCAGTACCGGTTATTAGGAGAGAATGTGGCCAAGTTACGAACTGATATGATGAAAGAACAGCTTGCCACGTTCAAGTCCCAGCTTGAAGAGTTCGCTCGTAAACACAag AATGACATTCGTAAAAATCCAGCCTTTAGAGCTCAGTTCCATGAGATGTGTGCTAAAGTTGGTGTAGATCCACTAGCTTCAAACAAGGGCTTCTGGGCTGAGCTCCTGGGAATTGGTGACTTCTACTATGAACTTG GAGTTCAGATTATTGAAGTTTGCATGCTTACAAGATCACTCAATGGAGGTTTGATCAGCTTGCAAGAGCTTTGCAGTCATCTTCGTCAGAGAAGGAAAAAAGACCGTGAAGCTGTCACCGAAGACGATTGTCTTCGAGCTATTAGCAAGCTAAAG GTTTTGGGAAGTGGATTTGAAGTAATCACAATTGGCAAGAAAAAGCTTGTCCGTTCAGTCCCCACCGAGCTCAACAAAGATCATAACCAAATCTTGGAGTTGGCTCAG GGTCAAGGCTTTGTGACTGTGGAAGAGGTACAAAGACGGCTCTCGTGGACATCTGGTCGGGTCATAGATGCTCTCGAAACTTTGTTAGAG GAGGGCCTTGCAATGATCGACAATGGCAGTAAAGACGGAAAATGTCAGTACTGGTTCCCCTGTGTCTCTTCTGTCTACTCATTCGTTGGATCTGACACTTAA